The proteins below come from a single Chrysoperla carnea chromosome 1, inChrCarn1.1, whole genome shotgun sequence genomic window:
- the LOC123299253 gene encoding uncharacterized transmembrane protein DDB_G0289901-like isoform X2 produces MSQIIQIILIINNFLLLIVFTSAYPQGLTYLNNNGVVTTYSSVPYYSAASVAQPQLQQQQQQVQLQQPQQQLQQQPQQQQQVVQPFQQQVVQQAQSVVPQQGGLNNNNIGQYYKSSCLLGYLALLLSDIIRQPTSGCTNGGYNVQCTPPTVAPTVLDDPTLSDDDTTIQQQPLVAPDSASQQQQQQQQQQIVTPDGSAQQQQQQQQQQQTILSPPVLTPSVPSTCDDCSPSVPITPIATTQTPPIIIATTQPPPTPVIITTATPVVITTTECPTTILPPVVQPTTAVPIPVPTTAVPIPIPTTAVPIPIPTTTVPIPVPTTVPTVAKPPSTFVRCDGGYGIYVPYTSPWQGTTPIQNGYGIPPTQTGTGTLPVSNGGTGTIPVSTNTGNGVTNSGNGVTNVGNGGLIGNSPGGTIPGSIPDSGNVSGNTGSQQQQQQQQQQQLTTNGSPTQTGTTPVTTGSGTYPGQTGITPVTTGTTNSGQNNQNGVGTGGSSSGNDGGSDALISVPIGAGVGVLNQDETKGVVNSGSGDGSGNDALIGVPIGAGVGVLNEGPTTGAVNPGNGGGSGGNVGGSSGSGGSPSGNDGGSDALISVPIGAGVGVLNQDETKGVVNSGSGDGSDNDALIGVPIGAGVGILNQDETKGVVNSGSGDGSDNDALIGVPIGAGVGVLNQDETKGVVNSGSGDGSGNDALIGVPIGAGVGVLNEGPTTGAVNPGNGGGSGGNVGGSPGSGGSPSGNDGGIIPGSIPDSGNVSGNTGSQQQQQQQQQQQQQQQQQQEQQITTSTASGGNDVNDGSGGNKLIDIPIGLGLNILSKGNANAVASSGRNGGGSGGNALLGLPLDLGINILSSGDANAVNDDSIGTIPNGANGDPTSTSVTQVQKQQQVTTADGATQIQQQEQQVTTADGTTQIQQQEQQVTTADGTTQIQQQEQQQITTSTASKPNDASGSNSIIDIPIAFSNNILSHGDTTAISSSAANQGSGGNSIINIPIACATNILANGDTTATAASGGNIGSGSNNAVNVPIGCAANYISTGDTTATATTSGNNGTGSNNLVNAPIAQPFILLGKGNTTGTAATGGNKGDGSNNIINVPFAEPLNVLGNGNANGTATSGGNDGDGSNNIVNFPFGVARNIAGNGNVTGVAATGDNQGSGSNNIINNPAGGTDLILANGNQVGIASSGANNGSGSNNFYNGPVAVPIVALSNGDSTAIASSGRNEGSGSNNLVNTPVARANKILTNGNTIVTASSGENKGSGSNNLVNRPRAIANSFLSNENTTAIASSGRNKGSGSNNLYNQPAAISRTILSTGSTSSIASSGENVGSGSNNLVNRPRANSNSFLSTGNTAAISSSGKNQGSGSNILFNTPRGNAESILSSGNITGIASSGENRGTGSNSLFNGPRGTARSVLSTGNTSAIASSGKNVGSGSNTIINRPLGAAQSFLSTGDTNASALSGGHVGSGSNKIITGPGGFGFNVVSNGNTDGVASSSGRNVGIPTGFGTESNLATQTQPQQQQQQQQQQQPQQQQQQQQK; encoded by the exons atgtcgcaaataatacaaattatattaataataaataattttttattattaattgtatttacaTCAGCATATCCACAGGGTCTTACATATCTCAACAATAATGGTGTAGTTACTACTTATAGTTCAGTACCATATTATTCCGCGGCTTCAGTTGCACAACCACAATTGCAACAGCAACAACAGCAAGTGCAACTTCAACAACCTCAGCAGCAATTGCAACAACAGccacagcaacaacaacaagtCGTACAACCATTTCAACAACAAGTTGTACAACAAGCACAATCAGTTGTACCACAACAAGGaggtttaaataataataatattggtcaatattataaaagttcATGTTTATTAGGTTATTTAGCGTTGCTACTCAGTGATATAATACGACAACCAACATCAGGTTGTACGAATGGCGGTTACAATGTTCAATGTACTCCACCAACAGTTGCTCCAACAGTACTTGATGATCCAACATTGTCGGATGATGACACTACTATACAACAGCAACCATTAGTAGCGCCTGATAGCGCTTCACAGCAGCagcaacaacagcaacaacaacaaatagTAACACCTGATGGCTCAGCAcagcaacagcaacaacaacaacaacaacagcaaacAATACTATCACCACCCGTGTTAACACCTTCAGTACCATCGACTTGTGACGATTGTTCACCATCTGTCCCAATAACACCAATTGCGACAACTCAAACGCCACCAATTATAATTGCAACAACTCAACCGCCACCAACTCCCGTGATTATTACCACAGCTACTCCAGTAGTAATAACAACTACTGAATGTCCTACTACAATATTACCACCTGTTGTACAACCAACAACAGCAGTGCCTATACCAGTTCCAACAACAGCAGTACCTATACCAATTCCAACAACAGCAGTACCTATACCAATTCCAACAACAACAGTACCGATACCAGTTCCAACAACAGTACCTACAGTAGCAAAACCTCCTTCTACATTTGTGAGATGTGATGGAGGATATGGAATATATGTTCCCTATACTTCCCCTTGGCAGGGTACAACGCCCATTCAAAATGGTTATGGTATACCTCCTACTCAAACTGGTACTGGTACATTACCGGTTTCAAACGGTGGTACAGGTACAATACCAGTTTCAACGAACACCGGTAACGGTGTCACAAACTCTGGTAACGGTGTTACAAATGTTGGGAATGGAGGGCTAATTGGAAATTCGCCCGGAGGAACAATACCTGGAAGCATTCCTGATAGCGGAAACGTTTCTGGTAATACTGGCTcccaacagcaacaacaacaacaacaacaacaacaattaaCAACTAATGGTTCTCCTACACAAACTGGTACAACACCAGTTACAACTGGTAGTGGTACATATCCTGGCCAAACTGGTATAACACCAGTAACAACTGGTACAACAAATTCTggacaaaataatcaaaatggtGTTGGAACTGGCGGTAGTTCTTCTGGAAATGATGGGGGGAGTGATGCTTTAATAAGCGTGCCAATAGGTGCTGGTGTAGGTGTTCTTAATCAAGATGAAACAAAAGGTGTAGTAAATTCGGGAAGCGGAGATGGAAGTGGTAATGACGCTTTAATAGGCGTGCCAATAGGTGCTGGTGTAGGTGTTCTTAATGAAGGTCCTACAACAGGTGCAGTAAATCCGGGAAATGGTGGCGGTAGTGGAGGTAATGTTGGTGGTAGTTCGGGAAGTGGTGGTAGTCCTTCTGGAAATGATGGGGGGAGTGATGCTTTAATAAGCGTGCCAATAGGTGCTGGTGTAGGTGTTCTTAATCAAGATGAAACAAAAGGTGTAGTAAATTCGGGAAGCGGAGATGGAAGTGATAATGATGCTTTAATAGGCGTGCCAATAGGTGCTGGTGTAGGTATTCTTAATCAAGATGAAACAAAAGGTGTAGTAAATTCGGGAAGCGGAGATGGAAGTGATAATGATGCTTTAATAGGCGTGCCAATAGGTGCTGGTGTAGGTGTTCTTAATCAAGATGAAACAAAAGGTGTAGTAAATTCGGGAAGCGGAGATGGAAGTGGTAATGACGCTTTAATAGGCGTGCCAATAGGTGCTGGTGTAGGTGTTCTTAATGAAGGTCCTACAACAGGTGCAGTAAATCCGGGAAATGGTGGCGGTAGTGGAGGTAATGTTGGTGGTAGTCCGGGAAGTGGTGGTAGTCCTTCTGGAAATGATGGGGGAATTATACCTGGAAGCATTCCTGATAGCGGAAACGTTTCTGGTAATACTGGCTctcaacagcaacaacaacaacagcaacaacaacaacaacaacaaca ACAACAACAAGAACAACAAATAACAACTAGCACAGCTTCAGGAGGAAATGATGTAAATGATGGAAGTGGGGGTAACAAACTAATCGATATACCAATAGGTCTAGGTTTAAACATACTTAGTAAAGGTAATGCAAATGCTGTAGCTAGCTCTGGAAGAAATGGGGGTGGAAGTGGAGGCAATGCTCTTTTAGGCTTACCCTTAGATCTaggaataaatatattaagtagTGGTGATGCAAATGCTGTTAATGATGATTCAATTGGAACAATTCCAAATGGGGCAAATGGAGACCCTACTAGTACAAGTGTCACACAAGTGCAAAAACAACAACAAGTAACAACAGCTGATGGCGCTACACAGATACAACAACAAGAACAACAAGTAACGACAGCTGATGGCACTACACAGATACAACAACAAGAACAACAAGTAACGACAGCTGATGGCACTACACAGATACAACAACAAGAACAACAACAAATAACAACTAGCACAGCTTCAAAGCCAAATGACGCAAGTGGAAGCAACAGTATTATCGATATACCAATAGCCTTTTCTAATAATATACTTAGTCATGGTGACACCACTGCAATTTCCTCGTCTGCAGCGAATCAAGGTAGTGGTGGTAACAGCATAATTAATATACCAATAGCATGTGCTACAAATATACTAGCTAATGGTGATACAACTGCCACAGCTGCCTCTGGTGGAAATATAGGAAGTGGCAGTAACAATGCTGTTAATGTACCAATAGGATGTGCTGCAAATTATATTAGTACCGGAGATACAACTGCAACAGCTACCACTTCTGGAAACAATGGAACTGGTAGTAACAACCTTGTTAATGCACCAATAGCACAACCATTTATTTTACTTGGTAAAGGAAATACAACTGGAACAGCTGCAACTGGTGGTAATAAAGGAGATGGTAGCAATAACATTATTAATGTACCATTTGCAGAGCCATTGAATGTACTTGGTAACGGAAATGCTAATGGCACAGCTACGTCTGGTGGAAATGACGGAGATGGTAGTAATAACATTGTTAACTTTCCGTTTGGAGTTGCCAGAAATATAGCTGGTAACGGAAATGTAACTGGAGTTGCTGCGACTGGTGATAATCAAGGAAGTGGTAGTAACAACATTATCAATAATCCAGCGGGAGGTACCGATTTGATACTTGCTAACGGAAATCAAGTTGGAATAGCTTCGTCTGGTGCAAATAATGGAAGTGGaagcaacaatttttataacGGACCAGTAGCAGTTCCCATTGTTGCGCTAAGTAACGGTGATAGTACTGCAATAGCTTCGTCTGGTAGAAATGAAGGAAGTGGAAGTAATAATCTTGTTAATACACCAGTAGCACGTGCTAATAAAATACTTACCAACGGAAATACAATAGTAACAGCATCATCTGGTGAAAATAAAGGAAGTGGTAGCAATAACTTAGTAAATCGGCCAAGAGCAATTGCTAATAGTTTCCTTAGTAACGAAAATACAACTGCAATAGCTTCAAGTGGTAGAAACAAAGGTAGTGGTAGTAACAACCTATATAATCAGCCAGCTGCAATATCCCGAACCATCTTGAGTACGGGAAGTACAAGCTCAATAGCATCCTCTGGCGAAAATGTAGGAAGTGGGAGCAATAACTTGGTAAATCGGCCAAGAGCAAATTCTAATAGTTTCCTTAGTACCGGAAATACAGCTGCAATATCTTCATCTGGTAAAAATCAAGGAAGTGGTAGTAATATCCTATTTAATACGCCAAGAGGAAATGCTGAAAGTATACTTAGTAGTGGAAATATAACAGGAATAGCTTCCTCTGGTGAAAATCGAGGGACTGGTAGTAACAGCCTTTTTAATGGGCCTAGGGGAACTGCCAGAAGTGTACTGAGTACAGGAAATACAAGTGCAATAGCTTCATCCGGTAAAAATGTAGGAAGTGGTTCCAATACCATAATTAATAGACCATTAGGAGCTGCACAAAGTTTTCTAAGTACCGGAGACACAAATGCGTCAGCTTTGTCAGGTGGACATGTAGGTAGTGGTAGTAATAAAATCATTACTGGGCCAGGAGGATTCGGTTTCAATGTAGTCAGTAATGGAAATACAGATGGGGTTGCATCATCTAGTGGTAGAAATGTTGGAATTCCTACCGGGTTTGGTACCGAAAGCAATCTGGCTACACAAACACAGCCACAACAGCAGcagcagcaacaacaacaa CAACaaccacaacaacaacaacaacaacaacaaaaatag
- the LOC123299253 gene encoding uncharacterized transmembrane protein DDB_G0289901-like isoform X5, with product MSQIIQIILIINNFLLLIVFTSAYPQGLTYLNNNGVVTTYSSVPYYSAASVAQPQLQQQQQQVQLQQPQQQLQQQPQQQQQVVQPFQQQVVQQAQSVVPQQGGLNNNNIGQYYKSSCLLGYLALLLSDIIRQPTSGCTNGGYNVQCTPPTVAPTVLDDPTLSDDDTTIQQQPLVAPDSASQQQQQQQQQQIVTPDGSAQQQQQQQQQQQTILSPPVLTPSVPSTCDDCSPSVPITPIATTQTPPIIIATTQPPPTPVIITTATPVVITTTECPTTILPPVVQPTTAVPIPVPTTAVPIPIPTTAVPIPIPTTTVPIPVPTTVPTVAKPPSTFVRCDGGYGIYVPYTSPWQGTTPIQNGYGIPPTQTGTGTLPVSNGGTGTIPVSTNTGNGVTNSGNGVTNVGNGGLIGNSPGGTIPGSIPDSGNVSGNTGSQQQQQQQQQQQLTTNGSPTQTGTTPVTTGSGTYPGQTGITPVTTGTTNSGQNNQNGVGTGGSPSGNDGGSDALISVPIGAGVGVLNQDETKGVVNSGSGDGSDNDALIGVPIGAGVGILNQDETKGVVNSGSGDGSDNDALIGVPIGAGVGVLNQDETKGVVNSGSGDGSGNDALIGVPIGAGVGVLNEGPTTGAVNPGNGGGSGGNVGGSPGSGGSPSGNDGGIIPGSIPDSGNVSGNTGSQQQQQQQQQQQQQQQQQQEQQITTSTASGGNDVNDGSGGNKLIDIPIGLGLNILSKGNANAVASSGRNGGGSGGNALLGLPLDLGINILSSGDANAVNDDSIGTIPNGANGDPTSTSVTQVQKQQQVTTADGATQIQQQEQQVTTADGTTQIQQQEQQVTTADGTTQIQQQEQQQITTSTASKPNDASGSNSIIDIPIAFSNNILSHGDTTAISSSAANQGSGGNSIINIPIACATNILANGDTTATAASGGNIGSGSNNAVNVPIGCAANYISTGDTTATATTSGNNGTGSNNLVNAPIAQPFILLGKGNTTGTAATGGNKGDGSNNIINVPFAEPLNVLGNGNANGTATSGGNDGDGSNNIVNFPFGVARNIAGNGNVTGVAATGDNQGSGSNNIINNPAGGTDLILANGNQVGIASSGANNGSGSNNFYNGPVAVPIVALSNGDSTAIASSGRNEGSGSNNLVNTPVARANKILTNGNTIVTASSGENKGSGSNNLVNRPRAIANSFLSNENTTAIASSGRNKGSGSNNLYNQPAAISRTILSTGSTSSIASSGENVGSGSNNLVNRPRANSNSFLSTGNTAAISSSGKNQGSGSNILFNTPRGNAESILSSGNITGIASSGENRGTGSNSLFNGPRGTARSVLSTGNTSAIASSGKNVGSGSNTIINRPLGAAQSFLSTGDTNASALSGGHVGSGSNKIITGPGGFGFNVVSNGNTDGVASSSGRNVGIPTGFGTESNLATQTQPQQQQQQQQQLKQQQQQQQQQQQPQQQQQQQQK from the exons atgtcgcaaataatacaaattatattaataataaataattttttattattaattgtatttacaTCAGCATATCCACAGGGTCTTACATATCTCAACAATAATGGTGTAGTTACTACTTATAGTTCAGTACCATATTATTCCGCGGCTTCAGTTGCACAACCACAATTGCAACAGCAACAACAGCAAGTGCAACTTCAACAACCTCAGCAGCAATTGCAACAACAGccacagcaacaacaacaagtCGTACAACCATTTCAACAACAAGTTGTACAACAAGCACAATCAGTTGTACCACAACAAGGaggtttaaataataataatattggtcaatattataaaagttcATGTTTATTAGGTTATTTAGCGTTGCTACTCAGTGATATAATACGACAACCAACATCAGGTTGTACGAATGGCGGTTACAATGTTCAATGTACTCCACCAACAGTTGCTCCAACAGTACTTGATGATCCAACATTGTCGGATGATGACACTACTATACAACAGCAACCATTAGTAGCGCCTGATAGCGCTTCACAGCAGCagcaacaacagcaacaacaacaaatagTAACACCTGATGGCTCAGCAcagcaacagcaacaacaacaacaacaacagcaaacAATACTATCACCACCCGTGTTAACACCTTCAGTACCATCGACTTGTGACGATTGTTCACCATCTGTCCCAATAACACCAATTGCGACAACTCAAACGCCACCAATTATAATTGCAACAACTCAACCGCCACCAACTCCCGTGATTATTACCACAGCTACTCCAGTAGTAATAACAACTACTGAATGTCCTACTACAATATTACCACCTGTTGTACAACCAACAACAGCAGTGCCTATACCAGTTCCAACAACAGCAGTACCTATACCAATTCCAACAACAGCAGTACCTATACCAATTCCAACAACAACAGTACCGATACCAGTTCCAACAACAGTACCTACAGTAGCAAAACCTCCTTCTACATTTGTGAGATGTGATGGAGGATATGGAATATATGTTCCCTATACTTCCCCTTGGCAGGGTACAACGCCCATTCAAAATGGTTATGGTATACCTCCTACTCAAACTGGTACTGGTACATTACCGGTTTCAAACGGTGGTACAGGTACAATACCAGTTTCAACGAACACCGGTAACGGTGTCACAAACTCTGGTAACGGTGTTACAAATGTTGGGAATGGAGGGCTAATTGGAAATTCGCCCGGAGGAACAATACCTGGAAGCATTCCTGATAGCGGAAACGTTTCTGGTAATACTGGCTcccaacagcaacaacaacaacaacaacaacaacaattaaCAACTAATGGTTCTCCTACACAAACTGGTACAACACCAGTTACAACTGGTAGTGGTACATATCCTGGCCAAACTGGTATAACACCAGTAACAACTGGTACAACAAATTCTggacaaaataatcaaaatggtGTTGGAACTGGCG GTAGTCCTTCTGGAAATGATGGGGGGAGTGATGCTTTAATAAGCGTGCCAATAGGTGCTGGTGTAGGTGTTCTTAATCAAGATGAAACAAAAGGTGTAGTAAATTCGGGAAGCGGAGATGGAAGTGATAATGATGCTTTAATAGGCGTGCCAATAGGTGCTGGTGTAGGTATTCTTAATCAAGATGAAACAAAAGGTGTAGTAAATTCGGGAAGCGGAGATGGAAGTGATAATGATGCTTTAATAGGCGTGCCAATAGGTGCTGGTGTAGGTGTTCTTAATCAAGATGAAACAAAAGGTGTAGTAAATTCGGGAAGCGGAGATGGAAGTGGTAATGACGCTTTAATAGGCGTGCCAATAGGTGCTGGTGTAGGTGTTCTTAATGAAGGTCCTACAACAGGTGCAGTAAATCCGGGAAATGGTGGCGGTAGTGGAGGTAATGTTGGTGGTAGTCCGGGAAGTGGTGGTAGTCCTTCTGGAAATGATGGGGGAATTATACCTGGAAGCATTCCTGATAGCGGAAACGTTTCTGGTAATACTGGCTctcaacagcaacaacaacaacagcaacaacaacaacaacaacaaca ACAACAACAAGAACAACAAATAACAACTAGCACAGCTTCAGGAGGAAATGATGTAAATGATGGAAGTGGGGGTAACAAACTAATCGATATACCAATAGGTCTAGGTTTAAACATACTTAGTAAAGGTAATGCAAATGCTGTAGCTAGCTCTGGAAGAAATGGGGGTGGAAGTGGAGGCAATGCTCTTTTAGGCTTACCCTTAGATCTaggaataaatatattaagtagTGGTGATGCAAATGCTGTTAATGATGATTCAATTGGAACAATTCCAAATGGGGCAAATGGAGACCCTACTAGTACAAGTGTCACACAAGTGCAAAAACAACAACAAGTAACAACAGCTGATGGCGCTACACAGATACAACAACAAGAACAACAAGTAACGACAGCTGATGGCACTACACAGATACAACAACAAGAACAACAAGTAACGACAGCTGATGGCACTACACAGATACAACAACAAGAACAACAACAAATAACAACTAGCACAGCTTCAAAGCCAAATGACGCAAGTGGAAGCAACAGTATTATCGATATACCAATAGCCTTTTCTAATAATATACTTAGTCATGGTGACACCACTGCAATTTCCTCGTCTGCAGCGAATCAAGGTAGTGGTGGTAACAGCATAATTAATATACCAATAGCATGTGCTACAAATATACTAGCTAATGGTGATACAACTGCCACAGCTGCCTCTGGTGGAAATATAGGAAGTGGCAGTAACAATGCTGTTAATGTACCAATAGGATGTGCTGCAAATTATATTAGTACCGGAGATACAACTGCAACAGCTACCACTTCTGGAAACAATGGAACTGGTAGTAACAACCTTGTTAATGCACCAATAGCACAACCATTTATTTTACTTGGTAAAGGAAATACAACTGGAACAGCTGCAACTGGTGGTAATAAAGGAGATGGTAGCAATAACATTATTAATGTACCATTTGCAGAGCCATTGAATGTACTTGGTAACGGAAATGCTAATGGCACAGCTACGTCTGGTGGAAATGACGGAGATGGTAGTAATAACATTGTTAACTTTCCGTTTGGAGTTGCCAGAAATATAGCTGGTAACGGAAATGTAACTGGAGTTGCTGCGACTGGTGATAATCAAGGAAGTGGTAGTAACAACATTATCAATAATCCAGCGGGAGGTACCGATTTGATACTTGCTAACGGAAATCAAGTTGGAATAGCTTCGTCTGGTGCAAATAATGGAAGTGGaagcaacaatttttataacGGACCAGTAGCAGTTCCCATTGTTGCGCTAAGTAACGGTGATAGTACTGCAATAGCTTCGTCTGGTAGAAATGAAGGAAGTGGAAGTAATAATCTTGTTAATACACCAGTAGCACGTGCTAATAAAATACTTACCAACGGAAATACAATAGTAACAGCATCATCTGGTGAAAATAAAGGAAGTGGTAGCAATAACTTAGTAAATCGGCCAAGAGCAATTGCTAATAGTTTCCTTAGTAACGAAAATACAACTGCAATAGCTTCAAGTGGTAGAAACAAAGGTAGTGGTAGTAACAACCTATATAATCAGCCAGCTGCAATATCCCGAACCATCTTGAGTACGGGAAGTACAAGCTCAATAGCATCCTCTGGCGAAAATGTAGGAAGTGGGAGCAATAACTTGGTAAATCGGCCAAGAGCAAATTCTAATAGTTTCCTTAGTACCGGAAATACAGCTGCAATATCTTCATCTGGTAAAAATCAAGGAAGTGGTAGTAATATCCTATTTAATACGCCAAGAGGAAATGCTGAAAGTATACTTAGTAGTGGAAATATAACAGGAATAGCTTCCTCTGGTGAAAATCGAGGGACTGGTAGTAACAGCCTTTTTAATGGGCCTAGGGGAACTGCCAGAAGTGTACTGAGTACAGGAAATACAAGTGCAATAGCTTCATCCGGTAAAAATGTAGGAAGTGGTTCCAATACCATAATTAATAGACCATTAGGAGCTGCACAAAGTTTTCTAAGTACCGGAGACACAAATGCGTCAGCTTTGTCAGGTGGACATGTAGGTAGTGGTAGTAATAAAATCATTACTGGGCCAGGAGGATTCGGTTTCAATGTAGTCAGTAATGGAAATACAGATGGGGTTGCATCATCTAGTGGTAGAAATGTTGGAATTCCTACCGGGTTTGGTACCGAAAGCAATCTGGCTACACAAACACAGCCACAACAGCAGcagcagcaacaacaacaactaaaacaacaacaacaacaacagcagcaGCAGCAACaaccacaacaacaacaacaacaacaacaaaaatag